In a single window of the Pseudopipra pipra isolate bDixPip1 chromosome Z, bDixPip1.hap1, whole genome shotgun sequence genome:
- the LOC135406775 gene encoding uncharacterized protein LOC135406775 — protein MLGQLGLNTFPSFSVRPPSWESDRAWKLDNQQRRHCDAGICLCPGGREQAEEEGPWELLLCFSCAAEGTHRGCSCMRTISTHWECNDCAGQGTASHDNSEVDNPCTASPAVPELSPSTVVVEMDRRSQSGPIRMRHILRQQRRAREPYHQPEKYRRTSLRQSRLLRPAAPALPVRWCHACPKASGWSRGRDVPSLDPSGSSMPNGNNSRSKNPTASLEQTADWSCSSLKCCSHHPSQ, from the exons ATGCTGGGGCAGCTAGGGCTCAAcactttcccttccttctctgtCAGACCACCATCATGGGAGAGTGACAGAGCTTGGAAATTGGACAATCAGCAGCGCAGGCACTGTGATGCTGGAATATGCCTTTGCCcaggaggcagggagcaggcagaggaagaggG GCCttgggaactgctcctgtgcttctcctgtgctgccgagggcacccaccGGGGCTGCTCCTGCATGAGGACCATCTCAACCCACTGGGAATGCAATGACTGTGCTGGCCAGGGCACAG CCTCCCATGACAATTCAGAGGTCGACAATCCCTGCACTGCCAGTCCTGCAGTGCCAGAGCTGTCCCCCAGCACTGTGGTGGTTGAGATGGACAGACGCTCCCAGTCAGGGCCAATCCGTATGCGGCACATCCTGCGGCAACAACGGCGGGCACGAGAACCATACCACCAGCCTGAAAAATACCGCAGGACCAGCCTTCGCCAGTCTAGACTGCTGAgaccagcagccccagcactgccagtcAGGTGGTGTCATGCCTGTCCCAAGGCATCTGGGTGGTCAAGAGGGAGAGATGTTCCCAGCCTGGACCCATCTGGATCCAGCATGCCCAATGGCAACAACAGCAGAAGTAAAAACCCTACAGCCAGCCTGGAGCAAACTGCTGATtggtcctgctccagcctcaaATGCTGTTCCCATCACCCATCACAATAA